From Aegilops tauschii subsp. strangulata cultivar AL8/78 chromosome 5, Aet v6.0, whole genome shotgun sequence:
GCTTTCACCTGGTCAGTTCTAATGTCAACGGGTTTGTGTTTAAAATTAGAATCATTTGTGTAGTTAATAGCCGGTTCTTTTTCCTGAAGATTTTTCTTCCTGAAATATTCATGACTATATAATCCTTGGCAGGTTGAAGTTGGAAGCCATGCTGGAAATGGGTGTCAAATTTGAGATTGAAGCATTGTCAGCAAGTTCCATTTCGTTTCTGTCGCAAGAGTACATCCCCCAACAGATCAGACTAGGGAGGTACATATAGGATTGCATAGACCTGTATCTATGCAGAATTGTGCTAGGCTAAGAGTCTCCTTTTGTTTTGGTTACACCACTTGTAGTTGCTTGTCTGATCAAACAATCACCTTGGTATTCACAACAAGAGTTTGACTGCAATTGGTGTATACCGTCAGTTACTGCATTGCTACTCATAATGCTTCTTGTTGTGCATAGATTAATTTGGGTTTATTATGTTAATGTGCAAAGGGCAACCTGTTAGAAGTGAATGCCTGAATAGGGAACTCTGGATGTCCTCTTAGTTCTACCAGGTCACCATCTCATGGAAGCAAATTCCTATTTACCTGAGATCTCAGCCTCCACTTGCCGAGCATCATTAGATATATTGTTGCTTGCCTTGCAATTCTGGAGCCAGAAGCACAAATCCAAGAAAAAAATACATCTATACAGGCTACCATATTGGAAGCTGGAAATATTTCATGACTGGAAAATAGCTTAACAAACTTCATGTACACAGGCACATAAGCTTAGCGAAGCATCACCAAATACTTCTTTCTTACACGTGTCCAGGTGCATATGAGCAGATCCATTGTGTTAACTCAACAAGGTCGTATCTTTTGACACTTTTACTAGATTACAGAATTAATTAACAGCATTAACTAACCATTCAACCATTTAAGCTGTAACATTAAGTACAAGCCCATATGTTCGTCACTGACCGGATTGTGCCTGAGTAAGGTCATATGTGGAGAGCGTGCCGGACTGGTCAATGTCGAGTTTGTCAAACTCCTCTAGAAAAGAAGATATGTCCTCTTGGCTGATCTTCCCCAGTTCTTTGAGCTTGTACACGACAAATTCAGCAGCACTGCACTTATCAAAGTTCACAAATCAACATCAGTGTTCATTACCTGCAAAATCTCAAGGGATACGATGGAGGGAAGAATACTGAAAACGCACTATGTGCTTACCCCACTTTCCGATCACTATCCAGATCAGCTGCTTCAAGATCCATGGTTGTTACTCTCCGTGTGAGAACCCATTTGGCCAGCATCTTCTGCCGTCGCTCGGTGTAGATCTCAGCGAGGTACATGAAGAACAGCGCCAGAATTATGGTGCTTGTAATTATCCAAAACACCGCGAAAGTGCGCCCCAATTGGGACGAGAAGCTTTTATCCCCATAACCCAGGGTAGTGATTGTGGCACAGACACAATAAAAGGAGTCAACAAGGCTCAGCTTCTCAACCTTCCAGAGAAAAACAGTCCCCACAACAATGGCCGTCACAAGAAGCAGAGCGGCCGTGTAGAATTTGTACTTTGTCTTGTTTGTCTCAATTTGTCTGAGCATTTTGGCCTCGCCACACTTCATGTTCATGTGCAGTGCCTTGAAGAACAACACCTCCTGCTTCTCGACGAGATAGTCTGCTGACTTGCTCACGAAGAGAGCAATGATCGCCATGCCCGTGAAGACGAAAACACAGGCGAGCAGCTTCGTCGTGTCTGTGTTAGGGACAAGGTCTCCATAGCCAACCGATGTCATCGTGACAATGCAGAAGTACAGTGCGTCAAGCACTCTGTTGGTTCTCTTGCCAGATAACTGATCCATGACAAGGTAAAAGACGATGACGCCTGCTAGTAGGTAGAGAAATAGGAGGAACCCTACTAGTCTGAAGCTCGGCCGCACCACGCTGAACAACTCCTTGGCTGGAAGCGACGAGCCATTTTCTTGTGGTTTTTCATCGGTCTCTGATCTGGGAGCCGACCTGCATCTCCGGAACCGCTTGGCTCCCTGCGAAGGCTTTGTTTGGAGCACATTGGCATCAGGGTTATCAGGTAGCAATGCTCGTTGAATACTGTTATCAGACATTGGCTTATGCTGGATTTGTTGTGAATTGCCGTCGCAATTGAAACCCTATGATTCAGAGAATGGCACACGTTACAGTATGGTTTTACAGATATGCGAGGAAGAAGTTTAGAAGCTCACTAAATATCAGGTAAAAAATAAGGCAAGATGGTGGATATGCACTGAATTGCATGAACCACCGAGAAACTCTATTCCTCCCAGCTTGTGTGAATTATACGTGTCCTAGCTGACACAAGAATTTCCTATCACCATCAGTTTAAGCATTAAATTATTGGACTGCAGGTCAAAGAGAGGCAGGCAAAATAAATTTGGTCAAAAATAAGGGCCAGTTCCTTGGCTGTTATCTTGAATTCCTGATCTTTTTGACTTTCTAGGCATTTAGGCACAGAATTCTTCTCTTATCTAGGAGTACAGTATAGAAAATAAGTTACCTATTCTGTCGCTTTCTTTCTGGACAAAGTCGCACTGCTACTGGTTCAGATCGGATCTCTACTGCTAGCTTAATCTGCAACCCAAGGGATGAAACTGAGAGCCAGATGCTGGAAACCAACCTTGAGTTGAGATGGATTGTAAAAGAGGAAAGTAAGACGAGCAGGGGAAGCATTCCACTCTGCTACTAGCATACAGCAGGGGCATCTACTTCTACTTGTGATGCAGCTACAGAATTCGAAAGGCAATTCTGGCAGCTCCGGCCATTCGCAGGAAGCAAGCAGAGAACAGAGCACGGTTGAGAAGACACAGAGATAATCATCCCTTACCTCCCTCCGGCTCCGGCCGACGGAAGCTGGGCGAAGCTTTTTTGGGTTTGAGGGCGCCTTCTTCCTTTTCTCCTTCCCTCGAGCTCTCCTGCTCTGCTCAGTTGATCTCCTCCCTCTCCGCGTTGCCTCCCTTTTTGTCGGCCCGAGCCGAGGGGCGGAGATGGAGAGACGCACGCACGCCCCACGCCGGCCGCGCCGGATCTCTACGTGTTGGCGCCGCGTGGGGTTGAGCCGTGGAGGTCGCACTGTTTCGACGTGGCCGGCCCCACCGTGCCGGCGCAAGTTGGAACCCTTCGCCGCTTTTTGACCTTCCGGCTCCGGAGGGGGCGCGAACTAGAGAATCGGGATAAGATAGGGCCCACATGTCACTCTCTCCTCGTGCCCTCCCTGAAAGCTCCAACCTCCGCCTCCATCGCTCTCGTGTCGTTGCGCCATCAAGAACGATGTCCCTTGCTTGCTTTTGCGATGTGGTGTGGGGGAGCATTTAAAGATGCCGATGGGTTGGGTTTTGCTTATGGGCTGTGGTCTTCGCTGCATGTGTTGTTGCCCTTTGGCAAGGCAAGCTCGGAATGACAGGATCTTCAACACCGTATCTATGGACAACAAGAGCACTTCGCGACCATACGGCACAATTTCTGCTGCTATGGAGCAACCGTGCAAGACGCCATCAAGATAGAATATCGCTGAAAGTGTGGGCGcgaagtttttttttttttgaggaaaagCAATGAGCGTTGCATTTCATTGCATTCATATGAAGGAGTTACAAAGCTCAAGATGAGCACACAACCGGTTCCACTTCACCGAGAAAATGAAAGACAACAATAACAGCAaaagcagcagcaacaacaactcGGCTTCATGTTGGTTCAAGCAACCGGAGTAGGTCTTCGACATCCATCGCCATCTAACCAAGTAAGGCGACGCCTTTAGCATTGGCGTCTGGTTGCCACCCGACAACACCCCTCAAAAAGAGAGATGGTTGTCGCATGGGAATGAAGTGATCTGAGGAGGATCGGACTCGCTAACCCCGCTTCAGATGAACACCTCAACCAAACCTCCACTTCATCGAGACCAAACCAAATCTCGTCGACCAAGCAGCACCATGACCGGCTCCACCTATCATTGGTTCCTCCGGCCGGTAAGAAGCTCCTGAAACGATGCCACAAGAGGTGCAATGCATGCCGCCATCATTGTTTGATCCCAAGAGAATCTAGGGTTTTCCCAGGAACTTTCTCGTTCAATGGAGCGAGCAGAACACCTCAACAATGCCTTCCATAAGGATGCAGAGCCCACACGTGCTACCTTCGCCAGCCCTGGCCCATGACgggaagtgatacgtctccaacgtatctataatttttgattgtttcatgctattaaagtatcaatcttggatgttttatatacatttacaagcaactttatatcattttttgggactaatctattaacctagtgcacagtgctagttgctatttttttgcttgttttggTTTCGCAtaatatcaataccaaacgaagtccaaatgccatgaaactttttggagattatTTTCTGGACATAAGGAACACTAGAAGCTTCGGGAGAGGACCTGACGTGGGAGcatggggcgcgcccagggggtaggcgcgccctgaTGGTGGTGGGGGCCCTGAggctccgtttgacctaattcTGCCTATATAAATACCCATAATTCAGAAAACCCTCGGGGGAGTCcacgaaatactttttccgccgccgcaagttccagaaccacgagatccaatctagaggccttttccggcactctgccggagggggaatcgatcaaggaggggttcttcatcaaccttgttgcccctccgatgatgcgtgagtagtttaccaaagACCTACGGGTTCTAGCTAGAtgcctgttggggatcgttgcagaattttaaaattttctacgcatcaccaagatccatctatggagtttactagcaacgagagggaaggagtgcatctacatacccttgtagattgcgagcggaagcgttcaagtgaacggggttgatggagtcgtactcgtcgtgatccaaatcatcgatgaccgagcgccgaacggacggcacctccgcgttcaacacacgtacggagcagcgacgtctcctccttcttgatccagcaagggggaaggagaggttgatggagatccagcagcacgacggcgtggtggtggaagtagcggggatcccggcagggcttcgccaagcgcaagcgggagggagaggtgtcacgggagggagagggaggcgccaggggctagggtgctgctgccctccctccccccactatatataggggtcctaggggggcgccggccccctggagatcccatctgagggggggcggcggccaaggggtggcttcccccccaagccaagtggggggcgcccccacccctagggtttccaaccctaggcgcagggggaggcccaagggggggcgcaccagcccaccaggggctgtttcccctcccacttcagcccatggggccctccgggataggtggccccacccggtggacccccgggaccctttcggtggtcccggtacaataccgataacccccgaaactttcccggtggccgaaactggacttcctatatataattcttcacctccggaccattccggaactcctcgtgacgtccgggatctcatccgggactccgaacaactttcgggtttccgcatactaatatctctacaaccctagcgtcaccgaaccttaagtgtgtagaccctacgggttcgggagacatgcagagatgaccgagacgcctctccggtcaataaccaacagcgggatctggatacccatgttggctctcacatgttccacgatgatctcatcggatgaaccatgatgtcgaggattcaatcaaccccgtatacaattccctttgtcaatcggtatgttacttgcccgagattcgatcgtcggtatcccaataccttgttcaatctcgttaccgacaagtctctttactcataccataatgcatgatcccgtggctaactccttagtcacattgagctcattatgatgatgcattaccgagtgggcccagagatacctccccgtcatacggagtgacaaatcccagtctcgatccgtgtcaacccaacagacactttcagagatacctgtagtgtacctttatagtcacccagttacgttgtgacgtttggtacacccaaagcactcctacggcatccgggagttacacgatctcatggtctaaggaaaagatacttgacattggaaaagctctagcaaacgaactacacgatctttgcgctatgcttaggattgggtcttgtccatcacatcattctcctaatgatgtgatcccgttatcaatgacatccaatgtccatagtcaggaaaccatgactatcagttgatcaacgagctagtcaactagaggctcactagggacatgttgtggtctatgtattcacacatgtattacggtttccggataacacagttatagcatgaacaatagacaattatcatgaacaagaaaatataataataaccattttattattgcctctagggcatatttccaacagtctcccacttgcactagagtcaataatctagttacattgtgatgaatcgaacacccatagagttctggtgttgatcatgttttgctctagggagaggtttagtcaacggatctgctacattcaggtccgtatgtactttacaaatatctatgtctccattttgaacactttcacgaatggagttgaagcgacgcttgatatgcctggtcttcctatgaaacctgggctccttggcaagggcaatagctgcagtgttgtcacagaagagagtcatcgggcccgatgcattgggaatcacccctaggtcagtaatgaactccttcatccagattgcttcttgcgctgcctctgaggccgccatgtactccgcttcacatgtagatcccgccacgacactttgcttgcaactgcaccagcttactgcccctccattcaaaatatacacgtatccggtttgtgacttagagtcatccagatctgtgtcaaagctagcgtcgacgtaaccctttacgacgagctcttcgtcacttccatatacgagaaacatatccttagtccttttcaggtacttcaggatattcttgaccgctgtccagtgttccatgccgggattactttggtaccttcctaccaaacttacggcaaggtttacatcaggtctggtacacagcatggcatacataatagaccctatggccgaggcatacgggatgacactcatcttttctctatcttctgccgtggtcgggcattgagccgtgctcaattgcacaccttgcaatacaggcaagaaccccttcttggactgatccatattgaacttcttcaatatcttgtcaagatacgtactctgtgaaagaccaatgaggcatcttgatctatctctatagatcttgatgcctaatatataagcagcttctccaaggtccttcattgaaaaacacttattcaaataggcctttatactttccaagaattctatatcatttcccatcaatagtatgtcatccacatataatatgagaaatgctacagagctcccactcactttcttgtaaacacaggcttctccataagtctgtgtaaacccaaacgctttgatcatctcattaaagtgaatgttccaactccgagatgcttgcaccagcccatagattgagcgctagAGCTtacatactttgtcagcattcttaggatcgacaaaaccttccagctgcatcatatacaattcttccttaaggaagccgttaaggaatgccgttttgacgtccatttgccatatctcataatcatagaatgcggcaattgctaacatgatccggacggacttcagcttcgctacgggtgagaaagtctcatcgtagtcaaccccttgaacttgtcgataacccttggcgacaagtcgagccttatagatggtcacattaccatccgcgtctgtcttcttcttaaagatccatttattttctatggctcgccgatcatcgggcaagtcagtcaaagtccatacttcgttttcatgcatggatcctatctcggatttcatggcttctagccatttgtcagaatccgggcccgccatcgctttttcatagttcgaaggttcaccgttgtctaacaacatgatttccatgacagggttgccgtaccactctggtgcggaacgtgtccttgtggacctacgaagttcagcagtaacttgatccgaagcttcatgatcatcatcattaacttcctcccctgtcggtgtaggcaccacaggaacatcttcccgcgctgcgctactttccggttcggaaggggtgactatcacctcatcaaattccactttcctcccacttatttctttcgagagaaactctttctccagaaagtacctgttcttggcaacgaagatcttgccttcggatctgaggtagaaggtatacccaatagtttccttagggtatcctatgaagacgcatttttctgatttgggttcgagcttttcaggttgaagtttcttgacataagcatcgcatccccaaacttttagaaacgacagcttaggtttcttcccaaaccataattcatacggtgtcgtctcaatggatttcgacggagccctatttaaagtgaatgcggcagtctctaaagcatagccccaaaatgagagcggtagatcggtaagagacatcatagatcgcaccatatccaatagagtgcgattacgacgttcggacacaccatttcgctgaggtgtttcaggcggcgtgagttgtgaaactattccacatttccttaagtgtgtgccaaattcgtgacttaaatattcccctccacgatctgatcgtaggaactttattttcctgtcacgttgattctcaacctcactctgaaattccttgaacttttcaaaggtctcagacttgtgtttcattcattaggtagacatacccatatctactcaagtcatcagtgagagtgagaacataacgatagccaccgcgagcctcaacactcattggaccgcacatatcggtatgtatgatttctaataagttggttgctcgctccattgttgcggagaacggagtcttggtcatcttacccatgaggcatggttcgcatgtgtcaaatgattcgtaatcaagagactccaaaagtccatctgcatggagcttgttcatgcgcttgacaccaatgtgaccaaggcggcagtgccacaagtatgtgggactatcgttatcaactttacatcttttggtattcacactatgaatatgtgtaacatcacgttcgagattcattaagaataaaccattgaccagcggggcatgaccataaaacatatctctcatataaatagaacaaccattattctcggatttaaatgagtagccatctcgaatta
This genomic window contains:
- the LOC109743916 gene encoding two pore potassium channel a, with amino-acid sequence MSDNSIQRALLPDNPDANVLQTKPSQGAKRFRRCRSAPRSETDEKPQENGSSLPAKELFSVVRPSFRLVGFLLFLYLLAGVIVFYLVMDQLSGKRTNRVLDALYFCIVTMTSVGYGDLVPNTDTTKLLACVFVFTGMAIIALFVSKSADYLVEKQEVLFFKALHMNMKCGEAKMLRQIETNKTKYKFYTAALLLVTAIVVGTVFLWKVEKLSLVDSFYCVCATITTLGYGDKSFSSQLGRTFAVFWIITSTIILALFFMYLAEIYTERRQKMLAKWVLTRRVTTMDLEAADLDSDRKVGAAEFVVYKLKELGKISQEDISSFLEEFDKLDIDQSGTLSTYDLTQAQSGQ